A single genomic interval of Desulfobaccales bacterium harbors:
- a CDS encoding 4Fe-4S dicluster domain-containing protein, with protein sequence MALVNPDFAEELKSYGVDTALTCFNCGTCAAICPLIFEHFPRKLIRYVQVGSREKILQHAQDLWRCLHCGLCTQTCPRQANPGELILGLRRYVVAQARRA encoded by the coding sequence ATGGCTTTAGTCAATCCCGATTTTGCTGAAGAGCTCAAATCTTACGGAGTGGACACGGCCCTCACGTGTTTCAACTGCGGCACCTGTGCCGCCATCTGTCCCCTTATCTTTGAGCATTTTCCCCGGAAGCTGATTCGCTATGTCCAGGTAGGATCCAGGGAAAAAATTCTCCAGCACGCCCAGGATTTATGGCGGTGTCTGCACTGCGGGCTCTGCACCCAGACCTGTCCCCGCCAGGCCAACCCCGGCGAACTCATCCTGGGATTGCGCCGCTATGTGGTGGCGCAGGCAAGGAGGGCCTGA